The window ACCATAGCATTGAACCAAGCCAAAATAAGGTTTGTCGAATTTTGAATCTAACTCAATACTTTTTTTATAGGCTTCAATAGCTAATTCAAATTCATCAAAATTCCATCTTAATTGATAATGTCTACCTTTTAGGTAGTAGGAATATGCTTCTATACTATCCGTTTGCTGAGTGACTAAATGCTCTTCTATTTCCAGATGCCCAAAGTTCTCTCTGATTTTATCAGCAATTATGAGACTTATTTCATCTTGCAGTTCAAATATATCGGTTAAGTCTCTATCAAAACTTTCTGACCATACCTGAAAACCATTCTCAGTCTTAATTAATTGAGCGGACACCCTTATTCTATTTCCCGCTTTTCGAATACTTCCTTCTAATGCTGTAGCAACACCTAGCTGATTTCCGATGATTCTGATATCAATAGGTTTGTTTTTATAAGCAAAAGATGAAGTTCTTGCAGTTACTTTTAGTCCTTCTACTTTACTTAGGGCATTAATAATTTCTTCAGTAATTCCGTTAGCAAAATATTCGTTATCGGGGTCTGAACTAATATTTTCAAAAGGTAGAACTACTATTGATTTTTGGGTATTCAAAATAATGGATATCGTTGAATGTTATATTTGAAATCATTCAAATATAGCAATATCCACTATTTTGCACCCAGCTTTTGATTATCTTTTAAAGATTTAATGAAGCTTTTGTAATTGAATCAAATATCAATAATAGTTAATTCCTAATGTTATCATTAAGGCAGACCCGGTCATTTCTTGATTTGAAGGTAAATTAATTTTACTAAATAAAAATTTAGATTGAAGATCAATAGTCCATTTTTTACTTTGATAAAGCTCTACCCCTACTCCTAATAAAGCTCCCATTCCGGTATTCCAATCCTCAGTTGCAGGATCATCAACTTGATAAAAAGCAGGGAAATCCATAGCCATTCCTGCACCTCCTAAAACCCATACTCTGTTGGTAGGCCAGTATTTTACAGATGGAATTAAAGCTTCAAAGCCTCTATCTGAATCATTCTCTGAATAAAGAACTCCAGGCATATTTAAATATAAACCAAGCTTTTGATTAAGCATCCATCCTGCCATTATATTAGGAACTGTTAAGCTAGTACTATTCTCCTTTGATTCTCCCTTAGTATAATTAAGTATTCCGATTCCTGCAGAAGCACCTATACTAAAGCCTTTTCTTTCCGGCTTTACATCTTGTGCCTGAGACAAAAAAGCTAGGCCTATTAAGCATGTTGTTAAAATGAGATTTTTCATAATTCCGTTTTTGATTTGTGATTAATAATGATGCAAAGATTAAGCATGGCTTTTATTGCTACGCCCGGAATTATGATTTAGGATTTCATAATGACTGCTAGCATCTAAATCATTAGGTGAATAAGGATATCAAGCTTTGCATTTAATATCGTTTTAAAGATTGTTTAATAGGAATATCATAATGTAATACTTACATGTCAAGAATTTCCCACTTATCGTTTAATTAAACGAAAGATTTTAGAGGTATTAAATTATAATGCTGGACTTCTTCCTTTTTATCCAAACGATTAAGCTCAAAAGCGATCCTAATTTTGAGCTCAAACATTATAAAATACCTAAGAAATGAAAAACAATATATTGTGTCTATTAATCCTATTATTGCTCGCATCCTGCGGGAATGAGAACTCACAGCAAGAAGTTGAAAACACAAATAAGCGAGATTTTAAAGAAGAAATTGATCATTATCTTTCTGAATTAGAGGATGATGATTCTTTTATGGGTAGCCTGGCCATCAGTAAAAATGGAAAATCTATTTACTCAGGAAGCATTGGGTATCGTGATCTTAACAAGGAACTCAAAGCCAATACTAATACCATTTATAGAATCGCTTCCATCACAAAAAGCTTCACTGCTACTCTTGTATTTAAAGCTATTGAAGCAAACAAAATTAAGCTTAATCAAAGCATTGATCGCTTCTTCCCTACACTTAAAAATGCAGATAAGATTACTATAAAGCATTTGCTCCATCATCAAAGTGGAATAAAAAGTTATACAAAGTCAGACTATTTCTGGAATAATAGAACTACTGCTCAGTCAGCTGAGGACTTGTTAAAGGCAATTCATGAAATGGAAATCGAATTCAAAGCTGGTAAAAATACCAAGTATAGCAATTCAAACTATTTTCTGTTAGCCCGGATAGTTGAACAAGTCTTTGATAATACCTATGAAAAGCTGTTACAGGAGCATATTATTGTTCCCTTAAACCTTAAAAGCACTTCTATTGGTAAAAAAATACAAAGTTCAAATAATGAAAGTTTGTCCTATACATTAGAAAACGATCAATGGGTTGAATTCCCAGAAACCAATTTGAGCATAGCCAAGGGTGCTGGTTCACTTGTATCCACACCGGCCGATTTAAATGTATTTTTTAGAAGCTTATTAACTGGAAAGTTAATTAGTTCAGAGAGTTTAAAATCCATGAAAACAATAGAAAAAAATCATGGGATGGGAATTTTCCGATTTGATCTTCTTGATCAAACAGGCTTTGGGCACGGAGGAAATATTGATGGTTTCAATGCCCGTTCTATTTATTTCAAAGACTTGGATTTAGCGATTTCTTTAGTATCAAATGCCTCAAGAATAAACATCAATGAGGTTTATTCTAGAATTCTTGAATTGTATTTAGGCGTGCCCGAAGTAGAAATTTCAGCTTCAATGCTTAAAAATTATGAAGGTACTTACGTCTACGATCAAGATTCAACTGATACCTCAGTCTTTGAAATAGAGGGTGATAAATTAATTCTAATTATTGCTGGTGAATATCGCGAAGAGCTAACTTATAAGGGAAATAGAAGGTTTTTATTTTCGCAGATGAGCGGCCCCTCTATTTCATTTACCTTTTCTGAGGATGGTTCCAATTTATTCTTTGAGCAAGCCAATGTTAAAAGGAATTACATTAAAAAGCGGAAATAAATAGTCTAAAAATTTAATGGGGATATAGCTTTATCGAAAAGAATATGAAGCTATACCCTTTCTTTAAGCCATAATATATTTAATACTAGTCTAAACTAAGAGGTCCGGAATCTCATTCAAATGGTCTGGATATTTAAAACCGTACGATAGGATGAGATAGATCTTAGATTTTTGTCAGCAGTTTAAGTTGAATTGAGTGAAGTAAAAACTAGCCAAAATCAACCTAAATTCTGATGTACAATTAAACTTTAAAATAAAATGAAAACTAAGCAATCAATAAAGCTTTTATTAGCAATTCAGCTTCTGGTAACTCTTTTTCACCTTACTATCATACTAAAAATAATACCTTATGAAAATGTATGGGGAGGAAGATTGGAGAATGATGATCAGATGTATGTATTCGAAATCCTATCCGTCATAGTTAATCTGTATTTGATTCTTATAGTATCTCAAAAAGGTAACCTATTGAAAAAAGTATTTTCTGAAAAAGTAGTTAAAATTAGTTTATGGGCTTTTATGATCCTTTTCGGATTAAATACAATAGGTAATTTACTAGCACAAACAACTTTTGAAAAGTTTTTCGCAATAATCACACTAGTATCTTCTATCCTACTTTGGAATATCCTAAAACAAAGTAAAAGACTAAAAAGCCATGAATAATATTAACATAAGAAAGGCAAAAGAAGAAGACCTTCCTTACATCATTTCCTTATTAGCTGATGATGAACTAGGTTTTCTGAGAGAAAACAGACACGATCAATCTGCTTATTTGGAAACTTTTAAGCTTATATCTGAGGATCCGAACCAAGAATTAATGGTAGCTATAAATGAGGATGATGTAATGGGTACATTTCAACTTTCTTTTATTCCCTATCTGACCTACCAAGGAGGCATAAGAGCTCAAATTGAAGCAGTGAGGATTCATAAGAACTTTCGTGGACAAGGCCTAGGTAAAATGATGTTAGAATGGGCTATTGAAAGAGCAAAGCAGCAAGCTGCTCATTTAGTTCAGTTAACTACCGACAAACAAAGACCTGATGCAATAAGGTTTTATGAGGCTCTTGGATTCAAAGCATCCCATGAAGGAATGAAATTACATTTAAGACATTAAGCGCTTTTAATATGAGAAGTATAGTAATACAATACATTATTTTATCCCTAATAGGCACATTCTTGATGCTATTATCATCCTGTAATCATCAGCCTCCTATCGTCAATAAACCAAAAAGTATAATTGACTTTAAATCAACTGGAGGAAAATTGACAGATTTTGAAAAAGGTTTAGCAATCAAAATAGTAGAAGAATCTGAGGGAGATGTTCGTAGATTATTATCTGATCTTCCAAACGAGATAAGCTATGAAATAGAAATCGTTGATTGGGATTTAGATGTGGTGGGTGGAGTTACAGGCAGAGCTGAAACCAACAATCCAGCCCTTGTTTTAATCCAAATATCAAAAAAATTTCCTGGAGGAGTAGTCGCAGCAATTCATGCTGGTTTAAGACCTACATTATTTCATGAACTACATCATCTTGCTCTGGGATGGGCTATTCAGGATAATAAATTTACTCCTACTATTCAGACCGCGACTATTGTAGAAGGTCTAGCTGAGGTTTTTTCGGAAATACATACTGGTGTCAAATTTAAAGAAAACCATATTCCCGATAGTGTAAATGCAGATGAATGGGTGGCTGAAATAATGGCTTTACCAAAAGATGCTGATTATCAGAAGTGGATGTTTCAGCATCCGGATGGTCGTACATCAATTGGCTATAGAACAGGAAATTATCTTATAAAGAAAGCTATGGCTAGTTCAAATAAATCAATTATTGAACTTAGTGAACTTTCTATTAATGAAGTTTATGAATTAACCGGCTATTGAATGGATGGCTTTATTTTTAGGAGTATTAGTATGAAAAATATAGGTAGAGCCTTGATGTTGATAATGATCATCCACAATTTGACTGGATGTAATATCAACTCTTATAAAGACACAGCAATTAAAAATACTACTCCCAGTATTAGCGATTCAAAAAAATATGAGATAGCAAATTCAAAAGTATTACCCATTAAAGACTCATCCTTGAATAGGCAATATGAATTATACATTAAGCTTCCTGAAAACTATGAAAAGAATAAAGACTATAGTTATCCAGTAATTTATTTTACAGATGCAAAATGGCATATGGAATTGTTATCATCTGCAACAGAATATTTATTGGATAGTGTCATTTTAGTGGGGATTTCTTGGCAATTAGATATGCCTGAGGATTTATTGGAAGAAGTGGGTGATCATGTAAGTAGGTATCGAGACTACACTTTTAGCACCTCAAACAATATTGCGCATCAGAGTAAATTTAATTTCGGTGGGGCAACTGATCACCTTCAATTTATTCAAGAAGATGTGATCAGTTTTATAGAGAAAAAGTATCGTATAGATCCAAATAATCGAACATACTTTGGCTATTCATTAGGGGGTGCCTTTGGTGCTTATATTCTACTTACAAAATCTAAAACATTTAATCACTATATTTTAGGTAGCCCTTCATTTAACAATAATAATAAAATATTAGACTCTCTATTTTTAAGTAAACGATTAGATAATAAGGAATCAAATGCTAATATTTTTATTTCATACGGAAGCATGGAGAAAGAATTAGGTGAAGAGGTAGAAGTATTTGCCAACCTTCTTGAATCTAAAAAATTATCAAAGCAAATAGTTGAAGGAAATCATAAAACTGCATTTCCTAAAACCGGAATAAACAGCATAGAATGGCTTTCTGAGCTATATAAACAACACCAAAATGAATAAAATAGTAAGTTTTTTCATCCTTTTCTTGATCATCACGAGTTGTAAAAATAATACTGAGCTCTACTTTAATCAGGAGCCACCATCAACAACTCCAGAGTTATTTGCACCCTCAATGATTAATACAGATAGTGTAGAACTCAATGTGGTGTTTAATAATGATCATACAGAAATCTTCTTTTCAAGAATTGTTGACAAGAGTTTTGTAATTCATCATGCTGAATGGATTAAGGGTAAATGGACAGACATTAAACCGCTCAAAATGTATCATGATAGTGTTTTATTATCTGTGGCTTGTGACCCCACAATAACTAAGGATGGTAAAACAATGTATTTTCTTGGGGTAGATCCTAGCCTTTATGCGAATGATGTTTCGAAAGAGGAACTTTATAAGATTCCTCCTGACATATACATGAGTAAAAAAGTAAATGGAAAATGGGAATTAGCGACCAAAGTAGAATTCTCAGTATCAACGGAATATATAGAGACATACCCAGTGGTTACAGGAAATGGTAGTTTATATTTTCGTTCAAATAGGCCTAGTAAGAAAGGAAGGATGAACACCTATCGTGCGCAAGCTTTACAAGGAGATAAATTTGATAAACCCTCAATACTGATGGATATTGAAGAAAATGCTCCTATAGTATATATTTCTTCTGATGAAAGCTATGCCATCACTAATAAAGAAGGGAGATTTCAAATTAGCTTTAATGAAAATGGTAAATGGACAAAATTGAGAGAGATACCATTATCTTATGAAAAAGATTGGCGATACTATTGTCCATATATGTCATCTGATGAAAAATATTTCTTTTTTTCCAGAAAATTGAATAACCCTGAAAAGAAAGGCTGGGCTGGGGTTGAAAAGGGTGAAGTGTATTGGGTGAGTGCCGATATTTTATTCAAGCTGAAATAAATAATATAGTCTGAAACAAAGCATAAATGATATTACCCATTGTAATTGTTTCTTTAAACCACAATTAATAGACTTGATGAAAAATCTAATTTACATTTTACTCTGTATTACCTTTTTGATTTCGTGTAACAAAGAGACGAACTCAAATCAAGAGAGAGCACGCGAACAATTTAGCCAGTACTTAGGTCAAACACCCCCTAAAGTAACTCCTATTCCTTTTGCACCTGGAATGGTCACATCCTCCGAATATGAATATGGAGGAACTTTTTCAGCTGATATGAAGGAATTTTATTATATCAGTGCAAGTGATCAATATGAAAAGGCAAAACTTGTCATGTTCCATTATACAAATAACGAATGGAAAGATTCTATTATCTCAGACAGGAGCGGCCAACCGGTATTATCCCCTGATGGCAAAAGAATGTATT is drawn from Marivirga arenosa and contains these coding sequences:
- a CDS encoding serine hydrolase domain-containing protein: MKNNILCLLILLLLASCGNENSQQEVENTNKRDFKEEIDHYLSELEDDDSFMGSLAISKNGKSIYSGSIGYRDLNKELKANTNTIYRIASITKSFTATLVFKAIEANKIKLNQSIDRFFPTLKNADKITIKHLLHHQSGIKSYTKSDYFWNNRTTAQSAEDLLKAIHEMEIEFKAGKNTKYSNSNYFLLARIVEQVFDNTYEKLLQEHIIVPLNLKSTSIGKKIQSSNNESLSYTLENDQWVEFPETNLSIAKGAGSLVSTPADLNVFFRSLLTGKLISSESLKSMKTIEKNHGMGIFRFDLLDQTGFGHGGNIDGFNARSIYFKDLDLAISLVSNASRININEVYSRILELYLGVPEVEISASMLKNYEGTYVYDQDSTDTSVFEIEGDKLILIIAGEYREELTYKGNRRFLFSQMSGPSISFTFSEDGSNLFFEQANVKRNYIKKRK
- a CDS encoding GNAT family N-acetyltransferase, which codes for MNNINIRKAKEEDLPYIISLLADDELGFLRENRHDQSAYLETFKLISEDPNQELMVAINEDDVMGTFQLSFIPYLTYQGGIRAQIEAVRIHKNFRGQGLGKMMLEWAIERAKQQAAHLVQLTTDKQRPDAIRFYEALGFKASHEGMKLHLRH
- a CDS encoding DUF2268 domain-containing putative Zn-dependent protease (predicted Zn-dependent protease with a strongly conserved HExxH motif); this translates as MRSIVIQYIILSLIGTFLMLLSSCNHQPPIVNKPKSIIDFKSTGGKLTDFEKGLAIKIVEESEGDVRRLLSDLPNEISYEIEIVDWDLDVVGGVTGRAETNNPALVLIQISKKFPGGVVAAIHAGLRPTLFHELHHLALGWAIQDNKFTPTIQTATIVEGLAEVFSEIHTGVKFKENHIPDSVNADEWVAEIMALPKDADYQKWMFQHPDGRTSIGYRTGNYLIKKAMASSNKSIIELSELSINEVYELTGY
- a CDS encoding alpha/beta hydrolase — translated: MKNIGRALMLIMIIHNLTGCNINSYKDTAIKNTTPSISDSKKYEIANSKVLPIKDSSLNRQYELYIKLPENYEKNKDYSYPVIYFTDAKWHMELLSSATEYLLDSVILVGISWQLDMPEDLLEEVGDHVSRYRDYTFSTSNNIAHQSKFNFGGATDHLQFIQEDVISFIEKKYRIDPNNRTYFGYSLGGAFGAYILLTKSKTFNHYILGSPSFNNNNKILDSLFLSKRLDNKESNANIFISYGSMEKELGEEVEVFANLLESKKLSKQIVEGNHKTAFPKTGINSIEWLSELYKQHQNE